The Ziziphus jujuba cultivar Dongzao chromosome 7, ASM3175591v1 genome includes a region encoding these proteins:
- the LOC125423844 gene encoding protein DMR6-LIKE OXYGENASE 2, whose translation MAATAKPLLSDLVSGANHVPPNYVRPENDRPNLDEVHSFDASIPVIDLNGLHGPHRPDIINQIGLACQNYGFFQVKNHGIEEDVINKMMSVGREFFHLPESERLKSYSEDPFKTTRLCTSFNVRTEKVSSWRDYLRLHCHPLEDYMREWPSNPPSFKEDAAEYCKNVRGLAVRLLEAISESLGLERDYINRVLGSHGQHMAINYYPPCPQPKLTYGLPPHADPNVITLLLQDDVPGLQVLKDGKWVSVQPIPNTFIVNIGDQIQVISNDRYESVLHRAIVNSDKERISIPTFYCPSYDAIIGPAQNLIDDDHPAHYKSFTYREYYEKFWNRGLRTQTCLDMFKA comes from the exons ATGGCTGCAACAGCAAAACCATTGTTAAGCGACCTTGTTTCAGGTGCGAACCATGTTCCTCCAAACTATGTCAGACCTGAGAATGATCGTCCAAATCTCGATGAGGTTCATTCATTCGACGCTTCCATTCCTGTCATCGACCTCAACGGCCTCCATGGTCCTCACCGTCCTGATATAATCAACCAGATAGGCCTTGCTTGCCAAAATTATGGTTTCTTTCAG GTGAAAAACCATGGAATTGAAGAAGATGTTATTAACAAGATGATGAGTGTAGGAAGGGAATTCTTCCATTTACCAGAAAGTGAAAGGCTGAAGAGCTACTCGGAGGATCCATTTAAGACCACAAGACTCTGCACCAGTTTCAATGTCAGAACCGAGAAGGTGTCCAGTTGGAGGGATTACTTAAGACTCCATTGTCACCCTCTTGAGGATTACATGCGCGAATGGCCATCCAACCCTCCATCTTTTAA GGAAGATGCTGCAGAGTACTGCAAGAACGTAAGAGGGTTAGCAGTGAGATTGCTAGAGGCAATATCAGAAAGCTTAGGACTAGAGAGGGATTATATAAATAGGGTACTGGGGAGTCATGGACAGCACATGGCCATCAATTACTATCCTCCATGTCCACAGCCAAAGCTGACCTATGGCTTACCACCTCATGCTGATCCTAACGTCATCACGCTTCTCCTTCAAGACGACGTGCCTGGCTTGCAGGTTCTCAAAGATGGCAAATGGGTTTCTGTCCAACCCATTCCAAACACCTTCATCGTCAATATCGGCGATCAAATTCAG GTTATAAGCAATGATCGGTACGAGAGTGTACTTCATCGGGCAATTGTCAACAGCGACAAGGAAAGGATCTCCATTCCAACATTCTATTGCCCATCGTACGATGCCATAATTGGGCCGGCCCAAAATCTAATTGACGACGATCATCCAGCCCACTACAAGAGCTTTACTTATCGCGAATACTATgaaaagttctggaaccggggCCTTCGAACCCAGACCTGCTTGGACATGTTCAAAGCCTGA
- the LOC107418658 gene encoding cathecol O-methyltransferase 1-like has product MASSLLEVENNQHPKVHDEKERRKEEEESFCYAMQIVMSSVLSMSMQSATELGVFDVIAKAGPGSKLSSSEIAAQMPTKNPEAPIMLDRILRLLASHSLLSCSVVADDNGSFERLYSLAPASKFFVTNKDGVSLGPLMALIQDNVFLTSWSQLKDAVLEGGIPFNRVHGAHAFEYPGLDHRFNQVFNTAMYNHTTIVIKKILDLYKGFESLEQLVDVGGGLGVTLRLITSKYPNIKAINFDLPHVIKHAPAYPGVEHVGEDMFSSVSSGDAVFMKWMLHDWSDEKCLKLLKNCYKAIPDNGKVIVVEALLPVVAETSSAVKTTSQIDVLMMTQNPGGKERSQQEFLALENAAGFNGIRFECSVCNFWVMEFFK; this is encoded by the exons ATGGCGTCCTCACTGCTGGAAGTAGAAAACAATCAGCATCCGAAAGTCCATGATGAGaaggaaagaaggaaagaagaagaagaaagcttctGTTATGCCATGCAGATCGTCATGTCTTCTGTATTATCCATGTCCATGCAATCCGCAACTGAGCTCGGAGTTTTTGATGTCATAGCCAAAGCAGGTCCAGGGTCCAAGCTCTCTTCCTCGGAAATTGCAGCCCAGATGCCCACCAAAAACCCCGAGGCACCCATTATGCTGGATCGCATCCTGAGGCTCTTGGCCAGCCACTCTCTGCTCAGTTGCTCTGTTGTTGCTGATGATAATGGGTCTTTTGAGAGGCTATACAGTCTTGCTCCAGCGTCCAAGTTCTTTGTCACCAACAAAGATGGTGTTTCCTTGGGCCCCTTGATGGCACTCATACAAGATAATGTCTTCTTGACCAGCTG GTCTCAACTAAAAGATGCAGTTCTTGAAGGAGGAATTCCTTTTAACAGGGTTCACGGAGCGCACGCCTTTGAGTATCCAGGCTTGGATCACAGGTTTAATCAGGTTTTCAACACTGCTATGTACAATCATACTACTATTGTTATCAAAAAGATTCTGGATCTGTACAAAGGCTTTGAGTCCCTTGAACAACTTGTTGATGTTGGTGGTGGCCTAGGAGTGACCCTTAGATTGATCACTTCGAAATACCCAAATATCAAGGCTATTAATTTTGACTTGCCTCATGTTATAAAGCATGCCCCTGCTTATCCAG GTGTGGAACATGTAGGAGAAGATATGTTTTCGAGTGTCTCTAGCGGGGACGCCGTTTTTATGAAG tGGATGCTTCATGATTGGAGTGATGAGAAGTGCTTAAAGCTGTTGAAAAATTGCTACAAGGCTATACCAGACAATGGAAAAGTAATTGTTGTGGAAGCTCTTCTTCCAGTTGTGGCAGAGACTAGCAGTGCTGTGAAGACCACCTCTCAGATCGATGTGCTTATGATGACACAAAACCCTGGAGGGAAAGAAAGAAGCCAACAAGAATTCCTGGCCCTGGAAAATGCTGCTGGATTCAATGGCATCAGATTTGAATGTTCTGTCTGTAATTTCTGGGTTATGGAGTTTTTCAAATAG